CTCTGCGCCAAGTACAAGTACGATCCGAAGAAGGCCGCCGAGCTGCTGGACGAGGCCGGCTGGAAGATGGGTCCCAACAACATCCGGATGAAGAACGGCCAGCCGCTCACGATCGAGATCAATTCGATCAACTACGGCAGCGGGAACCTGCCGGAGGTCGAGCTGATGCAGGGCCAGCTGCTCCAGCTCGGGGTCGACGCGAAGATCAAGAGCCAGGCGCGGCCGCCGTGGTACGAGGACAACTACCACTGCGCGACCAACGGGCCGGTGTTGTTCCTGCGCGACTCCGATTTCAACGGCCTCGCCGCGCTGTTCGCGTCCACGAACATCGGCGGGAATTTCAACTGGTCCTGCTACGCGAACGCCGAGGTGGACCGGCTGCTCGCCGAGGGCCGGACGACGTTCGAGCCGGCGAAGCGGCGGGCCACCTACGCGAAGCTCGAGGCGCTTCTGATGGATCAGGCGGTCGCGGTGCCTCTGGTGGACGAGCTGTCCGTCTGGATCGTGCGGTCCACGGTGACCGGCACGAAGTACAACTACTCGGGATATCCCGTGCTGGGCGACGCGACCATCGGCAGGTAGGCCGGGTGACGCCCCGCGGTCCGGAATGGCTGATCGTCCGCGCGTCGCGGCTTCTCGACGGCACCGGGGCGCCGCCGCTCGCCGATCCCACGGTCGTGGTCCGCGGGGGCCGGATCCACGGCGTGTACGGCGGCCGGGCCCCCCGCGGAGACTGGCCTCCGGGGGCGCCTGAGCTCAACCTCGCGGGCCACACGCTGCTGCCCGGCCTCATCGACGCGCACGTGCACCTGGTGCTGCCGGGCGACGGCACCCCGTTCGAGACGTCCGTGCGCGAGCCGGACGGGGTGCTGCTCGCGTCGGCGATGCACAACGCGCAGACCGCCCTGCGGGCCGGAATCACCACGCTCCGCGACTGCGGCAGCATGCGCGACACCTCGCTCGAGCTGCGCCGGGCGCAGCAGCTCGGGTACGCGGCCCTCCCCCGCCTGCACCTGTGCCGGTGTCCGATGACGATCACGGGCGGGCACTGCTGGTATTTCGGCGGCGAAGCCGACGGGCCGGAGGGTGTGCGCGCGATGGTCCGCCGCCTCGTCAAGGCGGGCGTCGACTACATCAAGATGATGGCGAGCGGCGGCGGCACGGTCGGCACCGACTCGTCGCGGCCGTCATACACCGTCGAGGAGCTGCGCGCCGCGGTGGACGAAGCCCACCGGCTCAACCGGCGCGTCGGCATCCACTGCACCTGCGCCGCCGCCACCCGGAACGCGCTCGCGGCCGGCGCGGACCACATCGAGCACGCGCTGTTTCTTGCCGACGCGCGCGGCACACAGCGATACGAGCCGGACGTCGCCGACGCGGTCGCGCAGCGCGGCGTGGGCGTCACGTCGACGCTCTGCGTCGGCCACTTCCTGGTCGACGCGCTCTCCGCCCGGGAGGACCCGACGACGGAGGAACGGGCCGCCGTCGAGCGGTGGCACCGGATGAACGACGGCAACACGGAGAACACGTCACGGATGCGGCGGTCGGGCGTCCGGTACGTCGCCGGCACGGACGCGGGCTGGCGATTCACGCCGTTCGACGGTCTGGTCAGGGAGCTCGAATTGCTCCGCGGCGCCGGGATGTCGGCCGCGGAGGCGGTCGTGTCCGCGACCTCGGCCGCGGCCGCGGCGATGGGCGCCGGCGACGTGGGGACGTTGCGCGAGGGATACCACGCGGACATCGTCGGCGTGGCGGGCGACCCCCTCGAAGACCTTGGGGCCCTCCGGAATCCGGCGATGGTCATGCTCGGCGGCACGCCCGTCGTGCGGCCCGGCTAGAAGGGGACGTCCATGCGCGTGCTGCTCAAGGACGCCGCGGTCGTCTCCATGGCCGGGCCGGCCGCGGCCCGCCCGGCGGATGTCCTGATCGAGGACGGCCGGATCGGCCGGGTCGTGACGCCGCAAGACGCCGGACCGATCGCGGCGGCGGACGGCGGTCCGACTCTCGACCTGCACGGCGCGTACGTCATGCCCGGGCTGATCGACGCGCACTGTCATATCACCCTGAGCGGCGACCTCGTCGAGGCGGAGCTCGCCCACGACCCGCGGACGCGCATCCTGCGTGCGGCGGACAACGCCCGCCGCACGCTGCTCGCCGGGATCACGACGATTCGGGATACCTGCGGGCTCAACGACAGCGACGTGCTGCTGCGCGAGGCGATCGCCGCGGGCAAGATTCCGGGCCCCCGGATTGTGGCGTGCGGGCGGATGATCACGATGACCGGCGGCCACGGCTGGTTCTACGGACAGGAGGTCGACGGCCCGGACGAGGTCCGGCGCGCGGTCCGCGAGCGAATCAAAGTCCGGACCGATTGGGTGAAGTTCATGGCCAGCGGGGGCTTTGCCGAGGAGGGCGAACAGCCGGCGTCGACCCAGCTCGACGCCGACGAGCTCACCGCCGGCGTGCGCGAGGCGGCGAAGGCCGGCCGCAAGACGTGCGCGCACGCGCACGGCGCGCCGTCGATCAAGAACTGCCTCCGCGCCGGGATCGACTCCATCGAGCACGCCTCGTTCATGGACCGGGAAACCATCGACCTGCTGCGCGAGCGGAACGGCTTCATCGTGCCGACCTTCTCGATCTACTACAAGATGAAGGAGACCGGGGCGGACCACCACCTGCCCGCATCCGTGGTCGAGCTGGCGCGCCGCGCCTGGGATCTCAAAGTCGAGCGGTTCCGCGACGCCTACCGCGCCGGGGTGCGCGTGGCGGCGGGCTCGGACAACGGGTCGCCCGCGGCCGCCCATCCGGACATCGCCACCGAGCTCGAAATCTTCGTGCGGATCGGCCTGTCGCCGTACCAGGCGCTTCGCGCGGCGACGGCGGACGCGGCGACGCTGCTGGGGCTCGACGCGGAGATCGGCACGGTCGAGCCCGGCAAACGCGCGGACCTGATCGTGCTCAAGGACAATCCGCTGTCCGACGTCTCCGCCGTCCGCCGGGTGGCCGGCGTGATCCAAGACGGCCACATCATTCGCGCCGACGGCCTCCCGGGGGTTCAGACCGGGGCCGCCGGTCTGCACCGGAGCGCCGCCCTCCCGCACGTCCGCCCGCGGTGATCCGCTACATCTCCGGACGGCTCCTCGCGACCGTCCCGGTCGTCTTCGGCGTCACCCTGGCCGTGTTCTCGATGCTCTACCTCATCCCGGGCGATCCCGTGAAGATGATGCTGAGCGAATTCGCGACGAGCCCGCAGCAGATCGCGCTGATGCGCGCGCAGCTGCACCTCAACGAGCCCTTCGCGCAGCAGTATGCCCGCTTCGTCGTGCATGCCGCCCGGGGTGATCTCGGAGAATCGATCCGCGACCGGCGGCCGGTCACGACGGAGATCATGGAACTCCTGCCGTCCACGGCGCAGCTCGCCCTCACCGCGCTCGTGCTCTCCGCCGCCACGGGCGTCGCCCTCGGCGTCGCGGCCGCGATCCGCCAGAACTCGTGGGCCGACGTCGGCGCGATGATGCTGGCGCGCCTCGGCGTGTCCATGCCGTCGTTCTGGCTCGGTCTGCTGCTGATCTTCGTCTTCTCGCTGCACCTCGGTCTGCTGCCGGCGACCGGCGGGGGCGGACTCGACCACCTCGTGCTGCCGGCGCTCGCCCTCGGCGCCGGCGCCGCCGCGATCACCGCGGCCCTCACGCGCTCGAGCATGCTGGAAGTGCTGCGGATGGAATACATGACGACGGCGCGCGCGAAGGGGCTGGCCGGGCCGTCCGTCGTGTTCCGGCACGGGCTCGCCAACGCGCTCATTCCGATCGTGACGATCTTCGGCCTTCAGGCCGGCCAGCTGCTGGCCGGCACCGTGATCATCGAGACCGTGTTCGGGCGGCCCGGAATCGGCCGGCTGCTCGTCAACGCGATCCTGAACAAAGACTTTCCGCTGGTCCAGGGCGTCGTGCTGTTCGTGGCGGTCATCTACGTCCTCGTCAACCTGGCCGTCGACGTCGTCTACGCCGCGGTCGACCCCAGAATCCGGTATGGTTAGCGGGCGCCCCACACCGGGCGAGGAGTCTTCGGCGGCGCCGCCGTTAAGCGCCGCCCGCCGGGGCGGGACGGCGTCCCGGACGCGCCTTCGCTCCGTGCTGCGCCGCGTGCGGCGGCACAAAGGCGCCGTCACGGGGCTCGTCATCGTCGGCGCCCTGGTCTTCGTCGCGCTCTTTCAGAACGCGCTCGCCCCGGTGAACCCGATCCGGATCGACATCGGCGACGCGCTCGCCGCCCCGGGCTCGGGACATCCGATGGGCACCGATCAGTACGGCCGCGACACCTTCAGCCGCGTGGTCCACGGATCGGGCATCTCGCTGACCGTCGGGCTGATCTCGGTCGGCATCGCGGCGACCGTCGGGACCGCGATCGGGCTCCTCGCCGGCTACTACGGCCGCGCGCTCGACGCGGTGCTGATGCGCGTCGTCGACGTGATGCTCGCGTTCCCCGGGATTCTGCTCGCGCTGGGAATCGTCAGCGTGCTGGGGCCGAGCCTTCGGAACCTGGAAATCGCGGTGGGCATTTCCGGCATCCCGGTCTACGCGCGCCTCGTCCGGGGGTCGGTGCTGGTCGCGAAAGAGCAGCTCTACGTCGACGCGGCCCGCGTGATCGGCGTGCCGGTGCGGGTCATTCTCGGCCGCCACATCCTGCCGAACGTCGTCGCGCCGGTCATCGTCGCCGGCACACTCGGGATGGGGACGGCGATCCTCGCCGCCGCGGCGCTGTCGTTCATCGGGCTCGGCAGCCAGCCGCCGACTCCGGAATGGGGTCGGATGCTGAGCGAGGGCCGCGACTACCTGAGAGACGCCTGGTGGATCTCCACGTTCCCGGGCCTCGCGATCATGCTGACGGTGCTGGGCGTCAACATGCTAGGGGACGGCCTCCGGGACGTCCTCGACCCGCGGCTCAAGGTATAGCGGCGGGGAGCGGCGCGCGCCGCTCCCCGCCGTATACGGCGCCCGGCCGGCGGCGCCGGCTCGAGACTACTGAGACTGCTGGTTGTCGGCCGGCGAACCGCCCACGCGTTCACATCATTGACCACATGCCGTGGCGGTAGATCGCCGCGGCCACGTTGGTCCCCACGTTCGAATCGATGGTGGAATCGCTACCGCAGCCCGTACAACTCCCGGAACTTGGTCTCCAGGTACTCGAGGTACGGTTCGGCGGTCAGGGAGCCGCCGGTGGCGCGCCGCAGCAGCTCCGACGGCAGAAACTTGCGGCCGTGGATGTAGACGTTGTCGCGCAGCCATCCGTAGAGTGTCCCAAACCGTCCGGCGCGGAGGTCGTCGGGAACGGACGGATGCGCGCGTCGCGCCGCCTCGAACAGCTGGACCGACGCGACGTTGCCGAGCGTGTACGATGGGAACGAGCCGACGAGACCGCTCGACCAGTGGATGTCCTGCAGGACGCCGTCAGCGTCGCTCGGCGGCGTCACGCCGAGGTAGGCCCGCATTTTGTCGTTCCACGCGGCCGGCAGGTCGCCCACCGCGAGATCTCCGGTCAGGAGCGCCTTCTCCAGCTCGAACCGCAGCACGATGTGCAGGTTGTAGGTAACCTCGTCGGCGTTGACGCGGATCAGCCCGGGCGTGACGTAATTCACCGCGCGGTACACGCGCTCGGCGTCGGCCGCCTTCAGTTGCTCAGGGAACGTCCGCCGGAGACGCGGGAACGCATACTCCCAGAACGGGCGGCCGCGGCCGACGAGGTTTTCCCACAGGCGGGACTGCGACTCGTGGATCC
The DNA window shown above is from bacterium and carries:
- a CDS encoding ABC transporter substrate-binding protein, whose translation is LCAKYKYDPKKAAELLDEAGWKMGPNNIRMKNGQPLTIEINSINYGSGNLPEVELMQGQLLQLGVDAKIKSQARPPWYEDNYHCATNGPVLFLRDSDFNGLAALFASTNIGGNFNWSCYANAEVDRLLAEGRTTFEPAKRRATYAKLEALLMDQAVAVPLVDELSVWIVRSTVTGTKYNYSGYPVLGDATIGR
- a CDS encoding amidohydrolase family protein; the protein is MTPRGPEWLIVRASRLLDGTGAPPLADPTVVVRGGRIHGVYGGRAPRGDWPPGAPELNLAGHTLLPGLIDAHVHLVLPGDGTPFETSVREPDGVLLASAMHNAQTALRAGITTLRDCGSMRDTSLELRRAQQLGYAALPRLHLCRCPMTITGGHCWYFGGEADGPEGVRAMVRRLVKAGVDYIKMMASGGGTVGTDSSRPSYTVEELRAAVDEAHRLNRRVGIHCTCAAATRNALAAGADHIEHALFLADARGTQRYEPDVADAVAQRGVGVTSTLCVGHFLVDALSAREDPTTEERAAVERWHRMNDGNTENTSRMRRSGVRYVAGTDAGWRFTPFDGLVRELELLRGAGMSAAEAVVSATSAAAAAMGAGDVGTLREGYHADIVGVAGDPLEDLGALRNPAMVMLGGTPVVRPG
- a CDS encoding amidohydrolase family protein produces the protein MRVLLKDAAVVSMAGPAAARPADVLIEDGRIGRVVTPQDAGPIAAADGGPTLDLHGAYVMPGLIDAHCHITLSGDLVEAELAHDPRTRILRAADNARRTLLAGITTIRDTCGLNDSDVLLREAIAAGKIPGPRIVACGRMITMTGGHGWFYGQEVDGPDEVRRAVRERIKVRTDWVKFMASGGFAEEGEQPASTQLDADELTAGVREAAKAGRKTCAHAHGAPSIKNCLRAGIDSIEHASFMDRETIDLLRERNGFIVPTFSIYYKMKETGADHHLPASVVELARRAWDLKVERFRDAYRAGVRVAAGSDNGSPAAAHPDIATELEIFVRIGLSPYQALRAATADAATLLGLDAEIGTVEPGKRADLIVLKDNPLSDVSAVRRVAGVIQDGHIIRADGLPGVQTGAAGLHRSAALPHVRPR
- a CDS encoding ABC transporter permease, which encodes MIRYISGRLLATVPVVFGVTLAVFSMLYLIPGDPVKMMLSEFATSPQQIALMRAQLHLNEPFAQQYARFVVHAARGDLGESIRDRRPVTTEIMELLPSTAQLALTALVLSAATGVALGVAAAIRQNSWADVGAMMLARLGVSMPSFWLGLLLIFVFSLHLGLLPATGGGGLDHLVLPALALGAGAAAITAALTRSSMLEVLRMEYMTTARAKGLAGPSVVFRHGLANALIPIVTIFGLQAGQLLAGTVIIETVFGRPGIGRLLVNAILNKDFPLVQGVVLFVAVIYVLVNLAVDVVYAAVDPRIRYG
- a CDS encoding ABC transporter permease — its product is MLRRVRRHKGAVTGLVIVGALVFVALFQNALAPVNPIRIDIGDALAAPGSGHPMGTDQYGRDTFSRVVHGSGISLTVGLISVGIAATVGTAIGLLAGYYGRALDAVLMRVVDVMLAFPGILLALGIVSVLGPSLRNLEIAVGISGIPVYARLVRGSVLVAKEQLYVDAARVIGVPVRVILGRHILPNVVAPVIVAGTLGMGTAILAAAALSFIGLGSQPPTPEWGRMLSEGRDYLRDAWWISTFPGLAIMLTVLGVNMLGDGLRDVLDPRLKV